A genomic region of Tsukamurella pulmonis contains the following coding sequences:
- a CDS encoding type II toxin-antitoxin system Phd/YefM family antitoxin, translating to MARVIAQRELRNDNAAVMKSVEAGETFVVTRNGTPVAELRPVPVGRRMFVRRADLRNALGAGVHIDAEAFRADVDALADQEPW from the coding sequence ATGGCTCGAGTGATCGCGCAACGCGAGCTGCGCAACGACAACGCGGCGGTGATGAAGTCCGTTGAGGCGGGGGAAACCTTCGTGGTGACCCGCAACGGGACCCCGGTCGCCGAGCTGCGCCCGGTGCCCGTGGGTCGGCGCATGTTCGTCCGCCGAGCGGATCTGCGGAACGCGCTCGGAGCGGGCGTGCACATCGACGCCGAGGCGTTCCGTGCTGATGTGGATGCCCTGGCCGACCAGGAGCCGTGGTGA